The genomic DNA GATGGTgcaggagctgggctagcatgcagcaaTCACACATTCCCAGctgccactgttgtgcccttgagcaaggcacttaaacgTGACGGCCCACTGGGACTCTCCCTGCAATTGGTCTCTGtaggtcactttggataaaagcgtcagtAAAAGACattaaaccaaaaaaaaacccagcaaaaaaaaaatgcggccaacagagagagggggaaacttCCCTAAGACAGTTACGGTTTGGACTTATTCCAGGGAAGTAAAGTTGGTTATAGGCAACCACCTTTCTATTGGTAACAGAAGTTCTGTTGGTTGGTGCCAGCGGTGATGGTGAAGTTGAGTCCTCTGCAAAAGAAGAGGGAAAATCCAGCCAGAGGCCAATCAGATTATCTCTTGTCAATTGTTTTAGATGGTTCCACAGTGTTGTTTATGAGCATGATCCTGAGGTTTGACACCATGGTTCTGAGGTTTATAAGGCTGGCTCTAAGGTTTTGCGGCATGCAAGGTTCTGAGGTTTAGGATCATGGCGCTGAGGTTTATGAGGCTGGCTCTAAGGTTTTGCGGCATGCAAGATTCTGAGGTTTAGGATCATGGTTCTGAGGTTTATGAGGTTGACTAAGGTTTTGCGGCATGCAAGGTTCTGCGGTTCATGAGCATGGTTCTGAGGTTTAGGGACATGGTTGCAGATGGCTGCAGAGAGTATTGTTCAAAGTGTTCATTGAGAAGGGGTTCTATCTTGTGATGTGACTACATTTCTTTAAGATATGCTAGTTCAACAAGGTTTTGTTGATTTTCCATAGCAGCCATCTTGCCCTGCTATCCAATTTGGGTGAGGTCAGGGTTGAGCCTCTGTTCTATAGAAGGACATAGGGTCCAGTTGGGTCCGATCGGGGAGTATTCTCAGATCCTCTCTGGGGATGACATGGTGTTTTGTCTCCCAACTCCATATTTAGCAGTGTGGACTTCCCGTCTTGGCACTGATGACGGAGGTAGTTTGGAGTGAGTCCAGTTTTAAGGTTAATGGTCAAACAGTTGTAACCCCTGGCACAAGATCTATATGTAGACTTGGAGACTCAACTGGCTTTCCCGCCGCATAGTGTAACGCTCCGGTGTATAAACAGGAAGTGGTTCTATTTTCTCACCTATGCTAGGGTGCTAAGGATGTCACTGCATGATGTTGTCATGGCAACAGGTTCACAATGAGAATGGTGCTAGTGAGCCTTAGAGCAGATAGAGAAATGGACAGTTGAAGATGAGGTGTaaagcacatatgcacacacacacacacacacacacacacatatgatatgtacacatatgtggacatatgtggacacacacacacacatactaatatgtacacacacgcacaaacacacacagacacatacacatatgtgcgCACAGACGacaggatagtgaagagagGACTGGAATTAGGCTAAGGGAAAGATGGGGCTTGGGAAATGACTTCAGGCTGGACTCACTTGAGCATGTGGCCCTTGGGCCCTGAACCTGTTGGTGGTAGGAACACCAACACTACCGCTGTGCTGTGGCTTCCCCATTCTCACCTTACTTACCCCGGCCCGTACCTGCTGGCATCCTTCATGGTGCTATTTAATCAGCATCTTTCGATATGCCACGTCTGTTAGGAGCTGTATTATCTTGGCAAGGGTGAATTGGCAACTCATATGGATTTAAATACATTTGTGTCCAACATTTTAGGGAATTAATCCTTTTGTGTTCCTCGAACAAATGTGATATCTTTCACTATAAATAATTTATGAAAAATGAattcctcttttttcctctttagtAAAGGCATTGAACGACTCAAGTGCAACTAAAGAAAGCGCTGTTATGTGTAAACCACAGTGATGATCGATTAGGAAGAAGAAAATGATCATGTGTGAGATGTTTAGTTGGACACAGAAAGATGCAGAGGACTCTAGACAGCAGTGGCATGATACTGGATGGAGGATTCAAGCATAGGCTAACTGACTAAATAACAGATTGGacattttttgtttatgttggtAGACAAAAACTCCCCATCTACCTCTCCATACTAATGGTGTAGTTTGTTCTGCTCCAGTGCCTACTCTGCATAGCAGACGAATGCTGCGCTGAACGCTTGGAGCTCTCAGATGTAGTAATCTGGCTGCATGGCTGTGGTGCTGATGCGAGGAGATTGCGTTTTAAGCTGAAGACGCGGGCgggcgtcagtgtgtgtggatgcgatGGCCATGACAGGCTAGTGCCTGCGGGGTCGCCTGGGGTCACAGAGGATTTGTCGGATCTTCGGCACCGTTCACAAGCAATGATGCTGAGGGAAGACTACAGACCATGCAGTGAAAAGAGTCTGCAGTGTAGCGTGTTCAGCGAGTAGTGGCCATATGTGCGTCTGGAAGCAAGTATATACTGCTTATACTATTATAGATGCAGTTCAGCTTCAGTTTTTGGTATTTGAgctcagcagccaatcaaattaaacCTCTTCTGTCCATGCTCCTGAAGCAATGTATTGATTGGCTGGGATTTTCAACCAGGTCCGAACCACTATGTTTGTGTCCCATTCACAAAGCAAGGACTTAGGTGTGAGCACTAGAGTttttttgtgcacacacacacacacacacacacacacacacacacacacacacacacacacacacacacacacacacacacacacacacacacacacacacagagacacacagacacacccacacacacacacactcacacacacactgagccctgTTATCTCTCATGTCCTGTCctaaaacctctctctctctctgtctcaccccttctctttcactttcttaaTTAATTGCTGTACTCTCTCAAACATTAGCAGTCCTAATCACTCTTTGCAGATaacttcctctctatctctcaccctCCATATCTTTGTGGTCATCCTTTCTGACACTATCCTGGATCTTGTCACTGTTTTACAGCATCCTCATTCAGTGGACTGGACATAGACATATGAGTTTGTTCACCTCTGGAAGAGCTGCAGATTATTGGGCATAGACCATACGAGTGTGTACACCTCTGGAAGAATTGCAGATTGTTCTTAATGTTGAAAACCCTTTGGGGCTCCTAGAATTACCTTCATCACCTTGACATTATTATATGTTGTACAGTTATCATGTTGTGTATGTGACATACTTTATGTTTTTAGACTAACTCTTTGTAAAGAAATGGTATAATTTGAGTGGTGGCCAGTGGCCACATACCTCACATACCTCAATGTCCTTCGGTCACTTCTTGTGAAGCCCAAACTTGATTGTTGAACTCAATCCATTTACATACTGTTCCTAAGTGAATAATAAGACTTACAGAGACCAATGACCTAGTTCCGATGCTGTAGTGATGatgttatgattgtgtgtggtAGCCAGTGATGAAGCTGTTGTGTGTAGCTATTCTTGTGTAAGACTGGTTTGTGTGTCCCTGTAGTGAACAACAAGATCAAGGTGCCCCACGATGCGGAGGAGCTGGTGGGGAAGGCCGTGGAGCACCTGTTTGAGAAGGAGGACGGCGAGAAGAACGAGTGGAGGGGCATGGTGCTCTCCCGCGCCCCCATCATGACCAACTGGTACTACATCACCTATGAGAAGGACCCCGTGCTCTACATGTACCAGCTCTGGGACGACTACAAGGACGGGGACCTACGCATCCTACCTGAAGCAGGTGAGACGCCTACGCATCCTACCTGAAGTAGGTGAAATAGGGAAGGGGGGAAACCTAAGCGAATCACAAGAGATTGGGGCAGGGAACATGTGTGCATTCTACATGATGCGTGATGAAGTGAGATACTAGGGGTCAGATGGGAGACCTTCGTATCCTACCTGATGCAAGTGAGATACTAGGGGTCAGATGGGAGACCTTCGTATCCTACCTGATGCAAGTGAGATACTAGGGCTCAGATGGGAGACCTTTGGCTTAGTTAGAGAGGGGTGTGGGAGTGTTGCTTATCCTATCTCATGCAGgtgagatagggagggagagctgTATAGCACTAGccagtgggtttgtgtgtgtgtattgcaacAGTATCACACCTGCTTTGCTTTCTAggtcagtgtttcccaaccaTTATTCCTTGAAagcccccttgcctgtgtctaagacaagccagggccccttacccaaactcctacccgcatacacacacaagacattgttttattcaacaatcggggTCCAGAGATTAAATACCAATGCCTAGTCTAGCCCGACTTGAAGGTTGCTTACACAAGttcagaggtaataaatagctacatgtatttaaatgtggaacaaaaatatgttttttattttggatTATGCAGAgttttgattgatttttttttaattcatgacAGTTAAGTTATTTCACAACTTTAAATACCTGTTAATTGGGATATTTCTGTATGTTGTGACAGCTTATTTCCAGCTCATATATTAGTTTCTGTTGCCAGTTGTATTTTCTCTGCGTCAGTTAGCAGTTTCCTGCTCGAGGTCACAGGTGGAGTAGGGCTTTGGAGCGATTGCGATCAACAGCTGGGTtcacaagagacagagacacagacagagacagagacagacagacagacaataaaataaatatcagTCTATAGGGCTGTGGAGGAGTCTTAACTGTGTATGCCAATGTGAGGCCCTGTTATTAGACTTCCTTGTTGTGTTTATTAGTGTgagggagcagagtgtgtgtgtgtgtatgtgcacctttcctctgcccacactgGTCACTGTCAAAGGTGGTGGAGTAGAAGGCTAGTATGGAGGTTGAGACCGTGGGCTGGCCTTGGCCTTCATTCCCTCTGTAGTGAGCGAGTGGTGTTCTGCCCTGCACTGGTAGAAGTTGGACACAGCTGAGATCGGAGGGCTAATGAACATTGCAAGCAGATggatgtaatgacagaaaattgGTCATGAGTGTGTATCTGATAGCTGTGTGGTATTTAACAGTTGGAGGATGCTAGTATTCAAACATGTTTATGGTTAGAGTCATGTTATCTCTGTTTTATGTCCTGGATGGAGTGGCTGGACTTCAGGGTGCTTCAGCAATGTTCTAGAGCTCACTTGGCATCGTCATAGTGTATTTGAAGCCAGGCTGACATTGTATGACCTTGGCTCGATTTTATCCCCGATTCAGTCAGAGCAGACTAATAAGAATCGGGCTGAACTCTTGTCTTATTATTTGTCATGCAGTTTGAGCAGGCTCAGGATGCCTGAGTAGAAAACGTCATGTCAGACATGTCTGTTGGTCTTCTAGTGTGAGCTGTTCGAACACACAGTGTTAGTGGAGCAATGGTGAATGATTGAAAAATGTCAGTTACCATATCGTACATAAATGAGGAAAATCAAACAGTGTCTGTCTGGCCCAAAGCCTCCTGTTCTATCTAGCTTGTAGAATGCAGACTTCTAGTGGGACTCACTGTGAAATTATGACCACCAATCAtataatttcatttttaatttcaatttttatttatttatagagcgccaaaacattacacatgtctcatggcgctttacagagtgttaaaccttcaaagagagcccatgagcaacaggggcaaggaaaaactccctagaattggagatacatatggagatacatataggaagatccacgactcaagggcccaacccatctgcctagggtcagttaagtagagtaaagtcatttgtagtatcagaaggttcaagcaatccagtatagggaataaattgtccatcagtaatccattagtaattttggagggtaatgggtcgctgggatgcaTGGGCCGGGGAtcctggcagggaaccacagcaggtagtggtagggcagtcatagggatgatgatggcaatggcactcagggggatggaacttcaggtgtgatgagggccaggcacagagatggctgatgactggtaatggttcacCTCACAAGTGAGGTATAGGgcaaagggaagagaaataaagtgtgatagtattactataagtcatgatggttggtattaataagtatataaatggggatataaattattatactatagagggaaaaggcagagggggagagggagttaaTATAGTCTAGGATGTGATGTTAGCTGCTACAACAAAGAATAGTCCAGATTTATCTTTCTATTTTTGCATAGCATTGTGGCATAGTGCTGTTCTAGAATGTGCAATGTTGACTTACAGTGGGATTAACTGTAGGATGTTGATCTCCCATcatctgtgctctgtgtgaaGCAGAAGTCTAGGATGTGATGTTAGCTGTGacgagatcagtgtgtgtgtgcagcagaagTCTAGGATGTGATGTTCGCTGTGACGAGTCTCACTGCATCTcgtaagtcagtgtgtgtgaccgGTGCCCTGAGGAATTGATGAAGACTTGCAGAGATGATTAGTctactgtgacacacacacacacacacatatccatactcaaacacacacacacacacacacacagtagacaggaaACAGGCAGAGGGTAAAGTCCACACATTCATCCTGAtaggagtctctctctcacacacacacacacacacacacacacacacacacacacacacacacacacacacacacacacacacacacacacacaagatcaccTGTAGGTGGTCAAGGAACACCGCACATCTAGCCTTTACCACAGAAAATGTGCTTGGGACCGGAAGAGAACAGGTGTAGCTCAATCCAAGGTCATGAGTCAAATTTGTGAAGGCAAGTCTAGTGGCTGCTTGCTTGTTATGAGGATAATCATAAGCCCCAATAAATAGTGGAACTCTTTTTTGGCAACTCCGAAATAATGACTGTTAGGGGTGCTCCAACATGGGTACCTAACtattcgattcgatttcgattaTGGGATTTTCGATTCTTCGATTCTGCGATTATAATGATtgtcgattcgattcgattattGGTGCCACGATTCTTCGATTATTGCtatttttaatgcatttttctatATTAAGATTGATTTAGTCTTCATCTGttgctacatttgtaaataactaGCCTATCAATTATAACTCGGTTCCTCTATAACTACACTCAATAAGTAAATAACAAggttttttgaacatttgaaaTATTCTATTTTATGACCGTTATGTTAACATTCGCCTTGACATTAAATTGACATATTGAAGGTTGGCTGGATAGAGTACTAGACTATGGCTAGATCAGCTAATTTATTTAAGAAAACGTGTTCATTCATAAATAAACAAGGATCCAATATTCCGACAAGCATGTTTAAAGGCTGGGCAGAGAGATTATATCAATAAAACGGTTTCAAGACCCAATTTAGGCTACAGAGCCATAAAAAGAACCTCTGCTGTACAGCCAATAAAGCAAGaacgagtgactgactgaaCGAGAGACCTGCACCTTGCCTGCCGCAAGGTAGTGAGCTTACAAACGAAAGCAGCAAGCTACGAACGAGGAGAAATGCTGAACGAGATGAACGTTAGCTTGGTTTAAACTTTTTTCATTAGTCTCATGTTTTGACATGCACGTGGTCACTGACTGTTGCTTAAAAGTGCACATGATCATGAAGTTGCAGCTACTTtgaaaggttattttttgggctttttatgcctttaattggacaggacagtagagagaatgacaggaagcgagtgggagagagagctggggtgggatccggaaaggaccacggggcgggaatcgaacccgggtcgccggcgtgcggtgcaggtgccccagccagttgcgccacggctggggcctgaaGTTGCAGCTACTTGTATGGTTTTGAACTACCATGGCCATGTACAATCCACAACTAGCTAGCCAACAAGTTTCTGCCACTCGCGAagtacatttgttttctttcatggaAACGGTTGCTATGCATTCCTGCCTCTCATTGGCTTATTCGATGAGAACGTCTTAGAATCAGTACAGATAACATTTATGATTGGTTTGGCCCAGTATTCACAGCAGCAGTAGGTTAGTGTGAAGTGCTCTGTTTGTTGTGGTCCCACTCAAACACGCACGTTAAGGTTCTGGTTACATGTTTTTTGTTCCGGTCTTGCGGCAATACATCAAAgtgaatttaatttatttatttatttattttaagcaTCGACATTAATTAATCGATGCCAAATCGTCACGTGCCGCATCGCGATGCATCGCCAAATCGATGAATTGCACCCACCCCTAATGACTGTATTCCTGTATTCTGACTTCAGTGTGTATAGTTATCACCATGATTGAGAGATACAAGATCAATAATCAGGACTTTAGATAGTAAGAACCTTGAAGAGGTACCTCAGTGATTTAGTGTGAATTTAGGGAATAGGACTATGAGTGCCTGGGTGGTGGTAAGCCATAGAAACAAATCGTCTTCTCACAAAAGGAACaagaaatctgtgtgtgtgtgtgtgtgtgtgtgtgtgtgtgtgtgtactctctctgttcatctctcagCAACTGAGATCAAGCTAAACCGCAGCTGTAGGGTAAACCCCCAGTGACGCAGTGATAGAGCGTAAGAAGCTGTTGTGCATGACTTCTTGCATCACAAGCATGATTAAAACTAATTACATTGTGTTCCATTCTAAAAAGCAGCTAAGCTAGCAACAGAGCATTTGCTGCATAATGTAAATGTGCAGACATGCTCCTCTCTTTCGGTCATTAAACCCACCATTTCCTCTCCCGccatttcctttctctttctgtctctctcaaattTGAATTCAGATTCAAATATTTTATTGGCATTACTCATATTGCCAAAGTAGTTATTAGATagtacggtaacactttattttaatgtgtcactgttacagtgtacctacctagttaggtacagtggtacaacctgtgtaacaacatgtactagcattgtacttgcatgctgtatttgtgggtacctacatatagttgttacattgtaatactgctTTTTTTGAGTGCTTtttcaaaactttgccaatttgcctacatttttcatcagaggcaaagggctgacctgagaccagctggatggggtaaatctggtcatgatataCAATAGGGGTGTCAACAATAATCGATTCGGCGATGCATCGCAATGCGGGGCATGCACGATTCAGCATCGATGCGGCAACGTGCCATAATCGATTATGtcactatttattttctggccTCGACTACAAAATAGTTGACGTTTCAATTAATTCCCGGGGCATTTCCAGAGCAATGTTGCAATGACATGCGccgcctgtacagtgttttccACACATAGACTAGTTTGTAGCAGTGCACCACAGATTTAACACGGCCGCCACATAGGCTATgcgttttgtttttcattattttttttaacgcaATTTAAAACACGCATGGTATTCGTAAAGCTGCATTTCCTTCCCCTGCTCTCCCTTCGTCTCTTACTCACGCACAAAGCCACAGcccctcccctccgtgcacaccgtgtctgtctccatgaaagatttccattgtagactatgcgtgcaactttaccgaACAGTAGAAGTAAAGCCCCTCTCCGCACTTTTTTTGGTAAACAAGCCTACTCATAGCGCTTTGATGTAGTCGGATCTTTCCATAACACTTGTTGTAACGTTAATAAGACTAGCCTAAGCTAGGCCTATAATGccaacattattttttatttaggcctataggtcaTTAAGGAAACgtaacaaatgtgttgttgctTGTGTAACCCAGACATCAGCAACTTTCATTTTATACGACTTCTCGTGGCAGCTCCCTGTCCTCACGGCTGCACTCGTTTGTGGTTTTTAGCGCATGTTCATCAGGTCACGGAGCTGCCTGAGCCTCTACGTCaacaatgaatgagaaattattATCAATTCGTgcaagtaggctatgctacagctacacacatttcccccctAAACATACAGGCAATGAGAAGCCTTGAATTAATATGTTTTTAATGTATATGTATCAGACAATAACTATAGGGACAATTTTTCGGGATTCGGGATTCCGGACAACTGCTTGTATTTTGTGACTGTCCCGAATTTTTTGGTCACCCTGAattgaacagtccaaccagaaccagtagactatgatagccAATTATGCTTTGTttacaataggctattattttGAGGCTttaaccagacagctgaattaaagaggtggagttgtaatatgaatagtagtcTATAATATGCATAACGTGAgcggtcatgaatatcagaatttcagtattttctctttttatatcAGGATATACAGTAATATAATACTCCAAGGtttgaaatgttatttcataCAATTTCTAGGTCCCTCCCCACATAACAGCCAATACAATATTTTGTTCAATATCTGACTGCTTGTATTGCCCCATGTCTGATGACAAATTTGCCTTGTTGTGTGCAGTAGAATTTTGATGCATCGCAATGCATCGTAGAATCGAATTGAATCGAATCGTTACCTGGTGAATcgtaatcgaatcgaatcgtgagGGCAGTGCCAATGCACACCcctaatatacaaaccattcttagctccagtcaaggcctcattttcctcagtgtacatgtaacagctgcactgctacacctttgttactctttgatacagtggaataaacctgttaagtgtaccagttaagtacttgcatgcacatacatgtatgttttgtctttgatgtcttggaacacgtctgccattaccctacgtagcacatcaactgtgttggtacacacttatttctctttgatacagtggcataaacccattaaaatgaagtgtaccagttatgtacattaaatctatcatgaccagatttaccccatccagcaggtctcaggtcagccctttgcctctgatgaaaaatgttggtaaattggcaaagttttgaaaaagcactcagtattacaatgtaacaactatatgtaggtacccacaaatacatcaTGCAAGTACAATtctagtacatgttgttacacaggttgtaccactgtacctaatatGTAGGTACACTGTAtcagcgacacattaaaataaagtgttaataCTATAGTAATAACTCCCTCtctataataacaataataactctgtctctctctccctccttccttctccctcCATAGAGAATAAGCACTTGCTCCCTGCGGACAGGAAGCCAGGGGAGGAGTCGGAGAGCCTGGTGGGGAAGCAGGTGGAGTATGTGACGGATAAGGGCGTGAAGCGTACGGGCCTGGTCATCTACCAGGTGCCCGCCAAACCCTCGGTCTACTACATCAAGTACGACGACGACTTCCACATCCACGTCTATGACCTCGTCAAGACCACCTAAGGCCAGTTAACGAGGATACATCACAACAataccaccaacaacaacaacaacaacgacagcaacaacatcatcaacatcaacaatgacaacaacagtgtatgaaaatggaaaaaaacaaaacgtaATGTATTTATGatgactcaaactcaaactcgcCCCACAACTCCATAGCGCCCCCCACCTGTCTGTCAGCTGTAATCGTGTTCTCCAGCGTAGTGTAGCCGGCTTCAGTTAGCgtacacaccacatacagagagacacacacacacacacacacacacacacacacacacatacaaggactAAACCAAGtgcgggggttgggggggggggtggttcagCTCACATGCTCATGAGTAGTTATACGTTGGGGAACAACTGATCGTGTGAATACTTGTGTTTGTTCAATATGAGTTTGTGCTTTGATTAGGTCAAATATGTGATTCGTATATATGTATTTCAAAAGATATttctacc from Sardina pilchardus chromosome 2, fSarPil1.1, whole genome shotgun sequence includes the following:
- the zmp:0000000521 gene encoding spindlin-1, with translation MSKKRGRKRSSGELSDGLSPDPSSLLGKRIQHSWREKGALTKWKGTVLDRLSVNPSLFMVKYDGFDCVYGIELFKDDRVSNLQVLTEKVVNNKIKVPHDAEELVGKAVEHLFEKEDGEKNEWRGMVLSRAPIMTNWYYITYEKDPVLYMYQLWDDYKDGDLRILPEAENKHLLPADRKPGEESESLVGKQVEYVTDKGVKRTGLVIYQVPAKPSVYYIKYDDDFHIHVYDLVKTT